The Lactuca sativa cultivar Salinas chromosome 2, Lsat_Salinas_v11, whole genome shotgun sequence genome includes the window aaatcaattaaaaaatcaataaaattgaTTTCTTCAACACAATATCATATCTTTGACTCAAATCCACCAGATTTCACCaagattttctctctctctctctctctctctctctctctctctctcttttgatAAAGGACAAAATCTTTTATGAGACTTTTGCTACCCATTTAAGATTCAAGAATGAAGTTGGTTTATTGCACACCCACTTATTTGAAGAGAATCTATCATATTTTAAAAACAATACCCGTCTTTTAgttggaaaacaaaaatttccaaaaattTCATTGAATCAACCAAATTCTCTTTTCTTTTCCTTCCAACTTCTAACCATTTTATctgaagaaaaatgagaattGAAGTTTCTTTGAACATGCTTGACTTCAACTTTCTCAACTTTTTCACAAGCATTGGGTACTTATACCGTGGGCATCCAAACCTTCTTCATTTTACTTttgttcttcttcctcttctttcttTTATTGTTTCTAGGCTTCAGAATGAATTTTGGATATGAACAACCTTTTCACAATTCTGAATCTGAACATTAGAAGACCTCTGAACACAATCCTTCGGAGTTTGATAAATCTGAACATCTTGAATTATTGGCTTTTTGTAAGGAGTCATTCCTTCAAAAACATCTTCAAAACATAAAGAATCATCTGTTTGAGTTCCAATAGAACAAAATGTCTTCACATTCACGATTTCCAAAGATTTGCTTTGAGATTCATCTTTAGAACAACTAGATTCGGAATGTAACTATTCTAAAAAAACATGAACCACTTGACTCCCCCTCAACAAGAACATCTGGAGTCACTTTTTCATCAGAAACTTGAAGACCAACATgaacttcttctttttctttttcaacccTTTTCATCTTCAACATTTGTTTAttttcttgatctaaatgttcaTAGATAATACGAAATTGTTCTGCTATTCTCTCATTCTCTCTTAATTCATGGTGATTAACAACATATGAGTATCTACATATTTTCTTATCAACAAGAAGATTATACAACTCAGGAATATCACTCAACATAGATCGACCACTGATTTGAAACATGGTCACTTTGTTAGCACCATAGATTGGTTTAGTAACCTTTAATCCAAGTTCTAAAATGGAGTTAAACAATAAATTCGTTTATCCATTAGATCTTCAACAAATGATagaacttgaagagagagagaaagtagatctgataagagttctagagagagaaaatgaatCTGAGAAGGTTTCTAGTGAGAGAAAACAGATCTTAGATGGATTTTAGAGAGAAAAAGTAGATCTGAGCACAAAAATTCGAATAAACACGAAaatttcttctaattctcttAAAGAACacgattcaagaacaaatcagaTGAAATAATGAGTATAAGATAACAGATCTAAACACGATTTTTCAACAAAAACGAGGTATagactttttctttttagaaaacttataaaacttgaagaacaaggtgagattcatGAAAAAATATCGTCATAAACAAGATCGATTCTTGAAAAAAGCGTTGAGATCTACAAGAaccagctctgataccacttgttaggaataaatctgagatgacgaatgcggaatatcaagaacaatcaagaatcaatcaccacaatatgcaagtaatctgataaaggtttttcatGTATTGATTATGAGATGAACGTATAGAGAAAGCCCTGATCTGGTAAAAAAAAACATGCACCAAAAgttaacctaatgattatttatagggaacaataaatatataccataaatataaaatctATGCTTAATATTaaaccaatgccttagaagagctcgattaagaacttttaCTATAAAGGCACcgtagggaatcataaaatgattaaccctaaaaaggcttccctaaataaccaaatatgccaaatcagtttcaatatctcaaatactcaacaaatACTCAAAGTACACTCACTTGGTATTGTTTATTTGACCGTGAAGTATGTATGGAAATTCTCATCAATGACAATATACTTTGTTAAAAAAATGTTTTGCCCCAAAttgctaattttttttttttgttgtttggaGAAGGTAGGATTTATGCATTGGTGTATGAACCAAAGTGTTCATTCTTACACCGTCCATAATGCCTAGACATAGGATTGTACTCACTAGGATCCCCATAGCCTAACCTATTTGTTGATAATAATTTTGCAGGTTAGTAGATATGATCAGAAGTTTAGGAGATTTGGATACTTAGAAGAGCTTTGGGTTGTAATGATTTCTTAAAACTTGTTTTGATATCTGTTGTATCACTCTCGCATGAAATGTGTTGTATTAAACCAATAATTTTTTCGGGAACTTTTTATTGGGATCGTTATTCGCTTTTGAACtctgaaaaatattttgatttaacCTTGGGACTCTTATTCCGCAACTAAAACTCTAAAATTATTTTGAAGGATTTTATTAGAGGCTATTTTAGATAGGCCCATGTGAGGAGTGTTACACCAAGAGCACCCTTCAGGAACTTTAGAATATGACTAACTACATCCCAATGAGAGGTTTTTGGAGATGATATATACTGACTAATGACTAACTGCATCCCACTGAGAGGTTCGTGGAGTTGACATATATTGACTTACAACAAATACCAGAAAAGCAATGTCTGGACGTGTAATCATCATGTAGTTTAGTGTTCCTACAATTCTTCTGTATTTCTTTGGCTTCTCAAGTAGATCTCATTCGTCTGCTttcaatttcatatttggaatcaTTGTAGAATCACAAGTTTTTGTTTCAATCATCCCAGAATCATTCAAAATATCCAAGCAATATTTCTGCTGAGTTAAACAGATCCCTTTTCGAGTACGAGAGACTTTAATTCCCAAAAAGTATTTTAAAGGACCTAGGTCCTTTGTTTGAAATCGAGATGCAAAGAAATATTCCATCTTCTTGATCCCAACTCCATCATTCGCAATAATCACAATGTCATCAACACATACTACTAACAAAATGAATCCGgaagatgatgaagaaaagaacaTAAAATGATCATAAGAGCGTCTTCGTAAGTCAATGTGTCACCAAAACATTAAACCACCCAAACCACGCCCAAGAGGATTACTTTAAACCATATAGTGATTTATGCAATTTACGAACTCTGCCATACTCCTACCGAGCAACAAACCCAGGTGGTTGCTCCATATAAACTTCCTCATGTAAATCGCCATGCAAGAATACATTCTTCATATCCAGTTGACGAAGGTCCTAATCATAAGTAACAACTAATAAAATGAATAACTGGATGGAGGTTTCCTTATCTATAGGAGAAAATGTATTGGGATAGTATACCCCATAATTCTAAGCATATCCTTTAACAACCAACAATGCCTTTAAATAAGTTATAGATCCGCCTGGATTGACTTTCACAGTGAATACCCATTTGCAACCGATTTACTTCTTACTTGCAGATAAGTCTACCTAATCCCATATATTATTATGACTGTGAAAATTGATCTCATCAATCATACAATTCCATAATGTTGGCGTTCTTCAACCCCtactcactcatgaaacttccaccgacCATGTAGCCGCTCGTGCcttctaatcatacataacattggattccatagacagtcgaatacttgattctaccctaagcccacaaccagacaagaAACAAGatataaggctaaatcaaacattctcaggctataaaatcttagttatgtacaactatgatgcacacactaagaaactacagtaatgatgtcaattccatctaACATATAAGAAGTTCTCCTAGGCTATCATGCATCAtacatcaggaaattctatcatacaATTCCTGAAGAACCCTAACCTACTACtaacatgttgttctatcataatcGTCAAAAAATAATAACAGTATGGGTATCTTAGGTTATACTTTCTTTCTCTTGCTAATCGTACACATCTCATCCTcccttggttacttttgaaagtaattttgaaaacatttacaaATCCTTAGTTCGAGTCTGGATTTACATGAATGTTCATGTACACATCTCATCATAAATTCCTTCATGAGTCGATTGGGAAGACGATGTTGTGTCATGGATAATGTTTACTTTGCATTTTGTTAGTGGTTTGagtatgttttgtgttttacttaaGTTGTAATGTTTGTTGAATTAAATTTGGTTTTATGTTTTACAAGATGATGTTGTGGCCAGTGGCACAGATAAAATTTAATTTGCATTTGTTATTGGTTTCaatatgttttgtgttttacaTAAGTTGTAATGTCTTTTGAATTAAATATGGCTTTATGTTTGGATAATATCATGACAGTAAACACAAAGGTTACTTATTTAATTAGTGATATTATAAAAAATTGTTCATTGTATCCATATGTGCTACGTTGTATGCAATACAATGATTTTGCCATATCGTGACAAGATTTAAAAGTAGTATGGTCTATTAATGTTGGCCACTTTCATCTGTAACAATTATTTTATAATCTGGCCTAAACTATTTATATCATTATTATATAAGGGGCTGTTTGATTTAAGTTGATCGGGTCCAGTCAGTGCTGACTGCTGACTCGGTCAGCAGTCGGATGTTTgataaatacaaaataaagctTACTCGGTCAGTCCATTACTCTTACCCGGTAAGCCAAAAAAACCCTCCTGACTGGAAAAGCTACGCGTTTTCTTTTTGTCATTTGCCCTCACTCGCCTCCTTCGCTATCGGTAATAACCTAGCAGTAGACATCAAccgtcttcttcttctccatcgcCAAGTGCTGATCGCCTCCCTCCTCATCTTCTCCGGCGACGACGCAGCCCCTCTTCTCCGGCGACGACACTGCGACGACTTCTCCGGCAACGACAAGGTAACTGcgtgttttttttttgctttatttgATCTGAAATCACAAATTGCCGCTCCCTAGTACAAATTTCTTCTCCTGCTCCCTAATACAAATTTTATCTGAAATCACCCTTCTTGACCGATGCAATTTCTTCTCCTGCTTCCCTAATACAAATTGCCGCTCgttcttcctcttcctcttcgttctttttttttttttttttttttttttttttttttttctgaaatcacAAAACCCTTCATGTTTGCTGTCAAATTGATGATTTCATTTTGAAATCAAAGTTTGCAATGTGTGTAACATCAAAAATCACAGCCCCTTATATAGTTGTTTTATATAGTTGTTAAATCACAGCCCCTTCATGTTTACTAATGTGTGAAATCAAAGTTTGCAATGTGTATAACATCAAAAATCACAGCCCCTTATATAGTTGTTTTATATAGTTGTTAAATCACAGCCCAATCATGTTTACTAATGTGTGAAATCAAAGTTTGCAATGTGTGTAACATCAAAAATCACAGCCCCTTATATAGTTGTTTTATATAGTTGTTAAATCACAGCCCCTTCATGTTTACTAATGTGTGAAATCACAGCCCTTATATAGTTGTTTTATATAGCTGTTAAATCGAATGAATTGTGTATTGTGtatatgttatgtttatgtgcataTGTGTGTAACATCAAAATGCTCAAGACAATGATTAGAATTTGTTACATAGGTATATATACATTACCAAACTGATATATGAgatcttgtcttcaagttatgtacTGTGTGTATATGATATCTCCCAAgtcttgtcttcaagttatattATCTTTAggttaaacaaaaaaatatatgttttatctTATTGACATCAAACAAATAGTGTTAGCTATTTgcaaatgtgtgttatgtggatgattagttttttttttttttaatctttttacaATAGACATGACAGATAAAAGAATTATGGTTAGTTGGAAGTCGGAATTGGTGGACAAAACTTTTTTGGATGCATGTATACAAGAATTAACAAGCAATGGCCGGGAGGGTAGTGGACTAAAAGCAAGCTCATGGGCTGTGGTCGCGGAGAAATTGAAAACAGATCATAATTTTATTGTCgacaaaaaacaaatgaaaaaccgATACGACTATTTAAAAGCAAAGTATGCAGTGTGGTTAAAACTTAAAAACAAAACAGGAAATATTTATAATCCCGTAACGAATTCTTTTAACATGACTAATGAAGAATGGGAAGCGGAAGCGAaggtacatatatacatattttttaaagtagATTATTTTTTTACtactttaataatatttattaaatttgtcAAACAGTTGAACAAGTATGTAGATAAGCTGAGAAATGCACCCCTCCCTTGCCctgaactttgtacccaactattTGATGGGGCAACCTCGACCGGTGTTCACAGTTGGGGGCCATCTTCGACATTACCTCATCCCAATGAAACCTTCAGTACACATGATTTTGAGGATACAGAGATGGATGAGCCAGCACCTCATGCAGATACCCCAAGCTCAACAATACCTCAACCTACTAGTGAGGAATCATCTGGGCGGACAAAAAACAAGGGAGGCAAACGAAATGGTCCTAAAGAAACCACACTTGATGATGAGTTGAAAGAAGTTGGAAAAGAGATTATCAAGGCTGCACAAGCATTCACCGAAGCAAATAATCTTGACAAGGAGATGGATGCTTGTATGGTGAAGTTGACATGCTTGGAGTGGGGAGAATATGATCCGAAATACACCACTGCTCTTATGTTATTTGCTGAAAGTGCTGGTAATAGGAAAATTTGGTTGCGCCTTAACTTGTCAACTTGTGAGTCGTGGGTAACAAATGCGGGAAAAAAATTTGGATTAGTTGGTTGACTTTAGTATTTACATGTTACGTTTGACTTTAGTATGTTATGGTTCATTGTTTGACtttagtatgttatggtttagttatgttatggattgtttTTCTTAGGCGCGGTTATGTTATATGAATTTATATGTTATGGAATGTTATGTTTTTCGTATTTACATGTTACgatttgttatgttatggattgttatgttattgattgttatgttatggattggtatgttattgattgttatgttattgattaaaatgtaatttgtatttgacatctaaCAGGACACATGGATAAAGAAGGtgactttttatattttcttatattcTCGTGGTATTGGTTGATGTTGGTCCGACAAAGGCAAAGAATAGTTAAAAGAATAAGAGCTAGCGAACAGGTACCCAAGGGATATGTGTATACGCAAGATTTGATACACGGATGTCCTATACAATGTTACGATATGATACGTCTTTCACAAGATGCATTTGTACTATTATGCAATCACTTTACACAAAGAAATTGGTTGCAATCTAGTAGGACGATAAGCGTTGAAGAGAAGATGgctatgtttttacatgttatagGACATAATGAACGTTTTCGAGCCGTTAAAGAAAGATTTCATCACTCCACACAAacgattcatcaatgttttcatgAGGTCTTACGTGCAATGATGTGTTTTGCACGAGAAATTATGGTACCAACCTCGTCTAATTCAACAACAAATACCTCAGAACGACATAGACGGCTAATGCAAATATTTCCCGGAGCAATAGGTGCACTAGATGGAACACTTGTACATGCAGTTGTGCCTGTTGATCAACAAACTCGTTataggggaagaggaaaaggtgaatgttatcaaaatgtaattggaatttgtaattttgatatgatattcacctttgtATGGGCTGGATAGGAGGGCATAGCACATGATTctaaagttttgaaagaagttgcatttaaCCCAACTTCCGGATTTCCATTCCCTCCACCAGGTTTGTAACTTTACTATACGTTTTATTATctatattatttatatgataaatttgTCATGCATCtacagataaatattacctttgtgatgccGCATACACCAACACCCGTGGATTTATGGCTCCCTACCGCAatactaggtattggttagccgatttTCGAAGAAACAGAGCTTTGACTAAGGAAGAAATGTTCAATCATGCtcatgcacaacttagaaattacattgaacgtgcttatggtgtattgaaGGCGAGATTTCCAATTTTAAAACAAATGGCTCCTTATCCTTTTCCAGTGCAAAGAGACATAGTCATTTCTTGTGTTgcggtccataattttataaggaaatacgatattGAAGATGAATTATTTACGAACTTTGAACAAAACACTATGGTTAGTCATAATGTGGGTGGTGGAGGAAATGAGGGTCAAAACATAGAAGGCATAGAATGGGGTTCAGAAGCCGTTAACTATATGACTAATTTGCGTGACCAGATTGCTAATCAGTTGTTTTCAAATGGTTCATGTTAAATGGTGTACTTTTTTATTATgtatgacaatttgtatttggattttgtattacactttgtatttggattttaattgatgtatgtttaatttggattttatatgataatttgtggttttataatttttttatccaGCACAAGAGACAACAtaagggtaatatggtcattttttCATTCAGCACAACCATTcagataaataatcaaacaacataaaCTCAGTTAGATATGGACTCAGTCAGCATTTCTAACCCAGTCAGCTTCTAACccagtcagcaactatcaaacgacccctaagTTTTATTAATCTGTAATTAACTAAGCTAATTATTTAACTTATTGATTTTCCCACATTTACAAGCAGGTCCTCCAATCTTTATGATGGGCGAAGTTGGTCCCTGTGCATAAATATATAATACGTAGGTTATCAGAAATTGAATCGGTTGGTGCCTTCTTCCCTATCATTTCACGAGAACACATTTGTGTGTTCAATCGACCGCTCACTGGGAAACCGTCAAGAACACATATCAATCAATTAACCCATCCTAACTGAAGGCAATCAACAAATCAATTGAAGGATAACATTGATGGCAGGCTCTTCTTCATCAAATCAATAATCGATTGGTTCAAGTATGTAATTTATGTCTACATCTTTGTACTAGATACATGGGATATTGATCCTTTTCTGTTTAATTGATTAACATGTGGTATCAGAGCGGTTTTAATCCCATGATTATGATTCCTTAATCCTATCAATTGATTGTCTGTGTCACCCAATTGTTCGATGTATACTGTTAGTCGAACGGTTCTCAAAGTTTTTTGTTCATTACTGATTTCAATTTTGTGTTATGTGCATCTGGATTCCCGATTTCTTCAAATTGTATGGAACACTGAAATTATATGCGACTTTAATTTCCTGTCAATTTTCTTCAATTCTTTGTTCCATATATTCAATGAAACATATCATCGGAAATTGAAATCAGATAACAACAGGATATCAAATTGCCTAACTGAagtggattttttttttgaatatatattcTTAATATTCAATTTTCCATCAGTATATAGTCATCAGAAACATATATTCTGATTCCTGTTATGAAATTGATGCCTTGTTCTTGACATGACAAATTGCTTATATGGGATGATGTTAAACCTGATGGATTCACACGTTAAAATTGTAAAACATTGTACACAAGTTTGTTTAATACACTGAATTTTGTCAAATTTGTTATCTTGCAACTTCTGTATTGCTTGACAGTAGCCGACCCAACGAATGGTTTCTTTTATCAATATAGAAGTCTAATAATATCGTATTATGAAACTATTGAAATTATTGTTCAATTTGCCCAATGGAAAGTCGAATGATAATTTTGAACAAATTAATGTTTAACATAATTAGAATATAGGTTGTATTTTATCCAACGATAAAGCATGACTTATATGTGTTTTCAATAAGATTATTTGTATCTCACAATTTAACTACTTCACTTGACCAACGTTGAGTTAGTAGTTAAATTATGAAACAATTATCAATAATTTTGTTTTGTGTTCTTAttagttaatttatttatttatttttctttgtacccattaattccttttcattttgtTTCTTATTGATAAAGAGCCTAATTACACTGATACTGAAATTTCAGCCCCCTTGGTTGGTCACACCAGATTACTTTCAAACATTGACCCACTTAATGGGACAAACTATTCCTCATGGATTGAGCAAGTCAAAATAGCACTTGGAGTGATGGAATTAGACTTTGCATTAAGGGTTGATTGCCCCTCCCCCTTAACTGATAAATCTACAACTGATGAAAAACGTGTTTTTGATCAGTGGGAGCGATCAAACCGCATGTCTCTAATGATCATTAAAAACTCCATATCATCCGCTATCCGTGGTGCAATTCCTGATTCTGAAATAGCCAACGGATATCTTGAGTCGGTTGAGGAGCAATTCAAGGGTACCTCTAAAGCCCATGCTAGTACTCTTATCCTTAAAATGCTCACAACTAAATATGATGGATCTGGTGGTGTCCGAGAACACATAATGGTAATGAATGACATGGCCAACAAACTTAAAAGTATGGAGATGGAAATTTCTGAAGGTTTTTTGGTTCACTTTATTATGACC containing:
- the LOC122196725 gene encoding uncharacterized protein LOC122196725, producing MTDKRIMVSWKSELVDKTFLDACIQELTSNGREGSGLKASSWAVVAEKLKTDHNFIVDKKQMKNRYDYLKAKYAVWLKLKNKTGNIYNPVTNSFNMTNEEWEAEAKLNKYVDKLRNAPLPCPELCTQLFDGATSTGVHSWGPSSTLPHPNETFSTHDFEDTEMDEPAPHADTPSSTIPQPTSEESSGRTKNKGGKRNGPKETTLDDELKEVGKEIIKAAQAFTEANNLDKEMDACMVKLTCLEWGEYDPKYTTALMLFAESAGHMDKEGDFLYFLIFSWYWLMLVRQRQRIVKRIRASEQEGIAHDSKVLKEVAFNPTSGFPFPPPDKYYLCDAAYTNTRGFMAPYRNTRYWLADFRRNRALTKEEMFNHAHAQLRNYIERAYGVLKARFPILKQMAPYPFPVQRDIVISCVAVHNFIRKYDIEDELFTNFEQNTMVSHNVGGGGNEGQNIEGIEWGSEAVNYMTNLRDQIANQLFSNGSC